In Sphaeramia orbicularis chromosome 14, fSphaOr1.1, whole genome shotgun sequence, the following are encoded in one genomic region:
- the hrh2b gene encoding histamine receptor H2b, with amino-acid sequence MISTTLRWLVLVSFIILTIGGNVLVCLAVGLSRRLWRIANCLVVSLAVTDLLLGLLVLPFSASVELRSGKWPLGGVVCNIYISLDVMLCTSSILTLLAISVDRYLAISNPLSYPRRVTPRRMTLATAAIWALSLAVSFVPIHLGWNTADYMVQHLDWSMGDEDKEGRYCKFEWSNNYVLFYVSLSFYLPLIVMCGMYLCIFRVAREQARRIRAATPSFARTPSSAAIAREHKATMTLAAVLGAFIICWFPYFTFFTCMGIRGKTNPPNTVHSVVLWLGYFNSALNPILYPAFNRDFRRAYGELLRCRRPSRRKQQLAYISVHKPLAQSNGSRVLHQTNEHNDVVNKETDEKSLPPYDRNGVHDKPR; translated from the exons ATGATCTCCACAACTCTCCGCTGGCTGGTCCTGGTGTCCTTTATAATTCTCACCATTGGAGGAAATGTGCTGGTGTGTTTGGCTGTGGGGCTCAGCCGTCGACTGTGGCGCATAGCTAACTGCTTGGTGGTTTCACTGGCGGTGACAGATCTCTTGCTAGGCCTGCTGGTGCTGCCCTTTTCTGCCAGTGTGGAGCTTCGCAGCGGAAAATGGCCCCTAGGAGGAGTCGTATGTAACATCTACATCTCACTGGATGTCATGCTGTGTACATCCTCTATCTTGACCCTGTTGGCCATCAGCGTAGACCGATACCTGGCTATTTCCAATCCCCTCAGCTACCCCCGGAGAGTTACCCCCAGAAGGATGACCCTGGCCACAGCTGCCATCTGGGCCTTGTCACTGGCCGTGTCCTTCGTGCCCATCCACCTGGGCTGGAACACAGCTGACTACATGGTGCAACACTTGGATTGGAGTATGGGAGATGAGGACAAGGAAGGACGCTACTGCAAATTCGAATGGAGTAACAACTATGTTCTTTTTTATGTTTCTCTTTCATTTTACCTGCCTCTAATAGTCATGTGTGGAATGTATCTCTGCATATTCAGAGTGGCACGAGAACAG GCTCGTCGTATTCGAGCGGCCACTCCATCCTTTGCGCGTACGCCATCATCAGCAGCCATAGCCCGGGAGCACAAGGCTACGATGACTCTGGCCGCTGTACTAGGGGCCTTTATCATCTGCTGGTTCCCCTACTTCACCTTCTTCACCTGCATGGGAATAAGAGGAAAAACCAACCCCCCTAATACAGTTCATTCAGTGGTCCTGTGGCTGGGCTATTTTAACTCGGCGCTCAACCCCATCCTGTATCCGGCCTTCAACAGGGACTTCCGTAGGGCCTATGGGGAGCTGCTTCGCTGCAGAAGGCCGTCACGCAGGAAACAGCAGCTTGCTTATATATCTGTGCACAAACCACTGGCCCAAAGTAACGGATCAAGAGTTTTGCATCAGACAAATGAACATAATGATGTTGTTAATAAAGAAACTGATGAGAAAAGTCTCCCTCCATATGATAGAAATGGTGTCCATGATAAGCCAAGGTGA